ACAGAATCATTGGATGTTGGGGAGATTCGAAGGAATATCGAAATATCAGATCGAATTCGTAAACAATCCGAAACGTCCAAAGAAAAAAACAAAATTAAGAAAACAAAAGCTAAACCCGTGAAGCGCAAACGTAGCATTGATTTTTCAATGCTCGCATTTTTAGTATCTGCAGTAGCAGTTGTCGCGGTAGTTGTCCTTGTTTTATTTCATTATGTGCCACAATGGCTCGCTGATGATCCAGTACCGACACCAACCCCACCAGCTGATACCGATAACGGTGGTGCAAATGGTGGAACCAACGGTGGAACAAATGGCGGCACTGATAACGGTCAAAATGGTGGCGATAATGGTGATACTGATGGCAATGGTAGTGAAACACCAAAACCAGGAGACATTACAATAAAAGCCACCGATGATACAAACTTCGTACTCTCGGGATGGACTGAGAATCAATCCGTTGACATTACATTAACGGTTGCGAATCGAACATGGCTTCGCATTACCGTTGATGACAAAGACGTAGATAATCCAACAAGTAAAATATATGAAAGTGGAGAAATTGTGCATTTAAGTGAAATAGCTGTTGAAGGAAAAGTTGTTATGTTCCATGTGGGTTACATGAATGGTAATACCTTTAAAGTGAATGACACAGCGATAACCCTTAATGACAGCGTTGCGAATCTTCAGGGTACAGCGAAGATTTATTTCAAGTTCTCGAATAATGGAGGTTCAGAATGAATTTGGCAAACCGATTAACAATATTCAGAATTATCTTAATTCCGATTATTGTCTTGATTTACGTATTCCCATACGCACAGTTTGGGATAACAGAAGGCTATGTTAAAGTAGATACAGTCTTGCTTTACCATAAAAACATCGCAATTCTTATTTTATTTGCGATTGCATCCTTTACGGATTTCTTAGATGGATATCTAGCACGTTCTCGCAATATGATTACCACTTTTGGTAAATTCTTAGATCCAATTGCGGACAAGATGCTTGTTAATACATTATTGATTAT
This DNA window, taken from Erysipelothrix larvae, encodes the following:
- a CDS encoding helix-turn-helix domain-containing protein; this encodes MEQIGAALRERRLELGLTLEEVSKKTRLQIPFIRAIESGDIEFFKDDLSYLSYYVRHYATELGMDYESFKDDIDHFVYEYTESLDVGEIRRNIEISDRIRKQSETSKEKNKIKKTKAKPVKRKRSIDFSMLAFLVSAVAVVAVVVLVLFHYVPQWLADDPVPTPTPPADTDNGGANGGTNGGTNGGTDNGQNGGDNGDTDGNGSETPKPGDITIKATDDTNFVLSGWTENQSVDITLTVANRTWLRITVDDKDVDNPTSKIYESGEIVHLSEIAVEGKVVMFHVGYMNGNTFKVNDTAITLNDSVANLQGTAKIYFKFSNNGGSE